One window from the genome of Garra rufa chromosome 1, GarRuf1.0, whole genome shotgun sequence encodes:
- the LOC141333952 gene encoding polyserase-2 — protein sequence MTMMTKMIHILSVAFSVALLMRGCDAQLDVCGKAPLNKRIVGGVDAPLGAWPWQASLHRSSGHFCGGSLINSQWVLTAAHCFDNTSPSGLTVFLGRQTQQGTNVNEVSMTVNKIVKHPSYSSSTENNDITLLRLSSPVNFTDYIRPVCLASSTSTFFNRTTSWVTGWGDIKTDTNLPAPYTLQEVQVPVVGNRQCKCLYGVSTITDNMICAGLLEGGKDSCQGDSGGPLVSKQGSVWVQSGIVSFGRDCALANYPGVYSRVSQYQNWINEQITSNQPGFVTFTSSGTDGDLAISCNGVPAIPTTTVTTTTAKTTTTTTTTTVAPVVCGSAKLNTRVGGNSSFVSSGIWPWMASLQFNGSHVCGGTLISERFVMSSASCFTRSTNASDWTVILGRLNQNSSNPNEVSIKVANLTISNGTGNNVAVLQLAVAPNLTNFIQPICVDMGENTFSANTQCWAAGWGSGAGGVNQTLQEYQTSVVSCGNSSANNSICTSSFNLQEGDQGGPLMCKLGQSWVHAAVLTIPSSSIQTSVSNSSSSNTSSSNTTVASRAALAQDVQVFTKTSSFATFLTTVVDSFPGRATNSTSSTTDAAANTNNQTQATTSGSQASFSFCFTVSVLLPALTALTLFHQGIN from the exons gaTGTGATGCACAACTGGATG TGTGTGGCAAAGCACCTCTCAACAAAAGGATAGTTGGAGGAGTGGATGCACCACTTGGTGCATGGCCATGGCAGGCCAGCCTTCACAGGAGCAGTGGCCATTTTTGTGGTGGATCACTCATCAATAGCCAATGGGTTCTTACTGCAGCTCACTGCTTTGACAA TACTTCACCTAGTGGCCTAACTGTGTTCCTGGGCCGACAAACACAGCAAGGAACAAATGTAAACGAAGTGTCCATGACTGTCAATAAAATCGTAAAACATCCAAGCTACAGTAGCTCCACTGAAAACAACGACATCACTCTTCTGCGTCTGTCTTCACCAGTGAATTTTACTGACTATATCAGGCCAGTCTGTCTGGCTTCATCAACCAGTACATTCTTTAACCGCACTACGAGCTGGGTCACCGGATGGGGAGACATTAAGACAGACA CCAACCTGCCTGCACCATATACTCTACAGGAAGTGCAAGTGCCTGTTGTTGGAAACAGGCAGTGTAAGTGTCTTTATGGAGTCTCAACAATCACAGACAACATGATATGTGCTGGACTACTTGAAGGAGGGAAAGACTCCTGTCAG GGTGATTCTGGCGGTCCTTTGGTCAGCAAACAGGGCTCAGTCTGGGTCCAATCTGGCATTGTGAGCTTCGGCAGAGATTGCGCTTTAGCTAACTATCCTGGTGTGTATTCCCGAGTGTCTCAGTACCAGAACTGGATCAATGAGCAGATCACCAGCAACCAGCCAGGCTTTGTTACGTTCACCTCCAGTGGTACAGACGGTGACCTGGCAATTAGCTGTAATGGTGTGCCTGCCATTCCCACAACCACTGTCACCACTACAACTGCAAAAACTACAACAACTACAACAACTACAACCGTCGCAC CTGTAGTGTGTGGAAGTGCCAAACTAAACACTCGTGTTGGAGGAAACAGCTCCTTCGTATCTTCGGGTATATGGCCATGGATGGCCAGCCTTCAGTTTAACGGCAGTCACGTTTGTGGAGGAACATTGATTTCTGAACGCTTTGTCATGAGCTCTGCCAGCTGCTTTACCAG ATCCACCAATGCCTCTGACTGGACTGTGATCCTGGGCCGTCTGAATCAGAACAGCTCCAACCCCAATGAGGTCTCTATAAAAGTGGCGAATCTCACAATCAGCAATGGTACAGGTAACAACGTTGCAGTCTTGCAGCTGGCTGTCGCACCAAACCTCACAAATTTCATTCAGCCCATATGTGTGGACATGGGAGAGAATACCTTCAGCGCAAACACTCAATGCTGGGCGGCAGGATGGGGCTCAGGAGCAGGAGGAG TGAATCAAACTCTTCAGGAATACCAGACCTCTGTTGTGAGCTGTGGAAACTCATCCGCAAACAACAGTATTTGCACAAGTTCCTTCAACTTACAGGAG GGTGATCAAGGTGGTCCGCTGATGTGTAAGCTGGGTCAGTCATGGGTCCACGCTGCTGTTTTAACCATACCGAGTAGCAGCATACAGACTAGCGTTTCAAACAGCAGCAGCTCTAACACAAGCTCCAGCAACACCACTGTAGCATCCCGCGCTGCTCTCGCTCAAGACGTCCAGGTCTTCACTAAAACCTCCAGCTTTGCCACATTCCTGACAACTGTTGTGGATTCCTTCCCTGGAAGAGCCACAAACTCCACAAGTTCAACTACAGACGCAGCAGCAAACACCAACAACCAAACCCAAGCCACCACCAGTGGGTCACAAGCatctttttctttctgttttacCGTTTCAGTCCTCTTGCCCGCACTTACAGCTCTTACACTCTTTCATCAAGGCATCAACTGA